In one Bryobacteraceae bacterium genomic region, the following are encoded:
- a CDS encoding MoxR family ATPase, protein MAIPASVEETRAALAGQRYIADAGLATSIYLALRLGRPLLLEGEAGVGKTEVAKALAAVLQTDLIRLQCYEGLDIAHAVYEWNYPRQMLEIRLMEAAGKAGERDAARDLFRDEFLIRRPLLRAIEHEGQPPVLLIDELDRADEEFEGYLLEMLSDFQITIPELGTIRAAAPPVVILTSNRTRELHDALKRRCLFHWIEYPDHAKELGIILAKAPDAPRRLAEQVTAFVQELRRAELYKRSGISESLDWIAALVALDQTELDAAVVDTTLGILLKNQEDLAAVRGDRVRGMLDRALARGVRSTP, encoded by the coding sequence TTGGCGATTCCCGCGTCGGTGGAGGAAACGCGCGCGGCGCTTGCCGGCCAGCGCTACATCGCCGACGCGGGGCTGGCCACGTCGATCTACCTGGCGCTGCGGTTGGGCCGGCCGCTGCTGCTCGAAGGGGAAGCGGGAGTCGGGAAGACGGAAGTGGCCAAGGCTCTGGCGGCGGTGCTTCAAACGGACCTGATCCGGCTGCAGTGCTACGAGGGGCTGGACATCGCGCACGCGGTGTACGAGTGGAACTATCCGCGGCAGATGCTCGAGATCCGTTTGATGGAGGCGGCGGGTAAGGCAGGGGAAAGAGACGCGGCGCGGGATTTGTTCCGGGACGAGTTTCTCATCCGGCGTCCGCTGCTGCGGGCGATCGAGCACGAGGGGCAGCCTCCGGTGCTGCTGATCGACGAGTTGGACCGCGCCGATGAGGAGTTCGAAGGGTATCTCCTCGAGATGCTCTCCGATTTCCAGATCACGATTCCGGAACTGGGGACGATTCGGGCGGCGGCGCCGCCGGTGGTGATTCTGACGTCGAACCGGACGAGGGAACTGCACGATGCGTTGAAGCGGCGATGCCTGTTTCACTGGATCGAGTATCCGGACCATGCCAAGGAACTGGGGATCATTTTGGCGAAGGCGCCGGATGCACCGCGCCGGCTGGCCGAGCAGGTGACGGCGTTCGTGCAGGAGCTGCGGCGGGCGGAGTTGTACAAGCGCTCCGGGATCTCGGAGTCGCTCGACTGGATCGCGGCGCTGGTGGCGCTGGATCAGACGGAGCTGGACGCGGCGGTGGTGGACACGACGCTGGGGATTCTGCTGAAGAACCAGGAGGACCTGGCGGCGGTGCGCGGCGACCGGGTTCGAGGCATGCTGGATCGGGCGCTGGCGCGGGGCGTGCGGTCGACGCCGTGA
- a CDS encoding mandelate racemase/muconate lactonizing enzyme family protein, translating into MRRRDFLALAAAPALAQRVIPEYEKPFLDLHRWSKSPVRIASVDLLRLKNDYFVRVRSADGVEGVCKTKQVEDYIAILLRRVAPEFAGRDARDLESIVDDVYVKNYKMAGQAFWAPVAYVEQATFDMLGRTVKKPVGELLGGVIRKRVPVYLSGSGRETTAEQEVEVYARGVAETGAKAVKFKIGGRMSRNVDAYPGRTDTLLPLARKRLGDKMILFADANGSYNAAKAIEVGRVLESLGYQFFEEPCPWEELGETKKVADALTMRVAAGEQDASLWRFQWMIENKVVNIVQPDLNYNGGFVRALRVARMAKKAGIPIIPHNTQTGATSVNILQFASAVENIGGFMEYPHRGMRKKESWYTPNFVIQDGHIAVPETPGLGIEIDPAYLAKAETVSA; encoded by the coding sequence ATGCGACGTAGAGATTTTCTTGCCCTTGCCGCCGCGCCCGCGCTGGCGCAGCGTGTGATTCCGGAATACGAGAAGCCGTTTCTCGACTTGCACCGGTGGTCGAAATCGCCGGTTAGGATCGCGTCGGTAGACCTGCTGCGGTTGAAGAACGACTACTTCGTGCGCGTGCGCTCCGCCGATGGGGTGGAGGGTGTGTGCAAGACGAAGCAGGTGGAGGACTACATCGCGATCCTGCTGCGGCGGGTGGCGCCGGAGTTCGCGGGGCGCGACGCTCGCGATCTCGAAAGCATCGTGGACGACGTCTACGTCAAGAACTACAAGATGGCGGGGCAGGCGTTCTGGGCGCCGGTGGCGTACGTGGAACAGGCGACGTTCGACATGCTGGGGCGTACGGTGAAGAAGCCGGTGGGGGAACTGCTGGGCGGGGTGATCCGGAAGCGGGTTCCGGTGTATTTGAGCGGATCAGGCAGGGAGACGACGGCCGAGCAGGAAGTGGAGGTGTATGCGCGCGGGGTGGCCGAGACGGGTGCGAAGGCGGTGAAATTCAAGATCGGCGGACGGATGAGCCGCAACGTGGATGCGTATCCGGGGCGCACCGATACGCTGCTGCCGCTGGCGCGGAAGCGGCTAGGCGACAAGATGATCCTTTTCGCCGATGCGAACGGATCGTACAACGCTGCGAAGGCGATCGAGGTGGGGCGGGTGCTCGAGTCGCTTGGCTACCAGTTCTTCGAGGAGCCGTGCCCGTGGGAGGAACTGGGCGAGACGAAGAAGGTGGCCGATGCATTGACGATGCGGGTGGCGGCGGGAGAGCAGGACGCGTCCCTGTGGCGGTTCCAGTGGATGATCGAGAACAAGGTAGTGAATATCGTGCAGCCGGATCTGAACTACAACGGCGGATTCGTACGGGCGCTGCGGGTGGCGCGAATGGCGAAGAAGGCGGGCATTCCGATCATCCCGCACAACACGCAGACCGGGGCGACGTCGGTGAACATTCTGCAGTTCGCCTCGGCGGTGGAGAACATCGGCGGGTTCATGGAGTATCCGCATCGCGGGATGCGGAAGAAGGAGTCCTGGTACACGCCAAACTTCGTGATCCAGGATGGCCATATCGCCGTGCCGGAGACTCCGGGATTGGGGATCGAGATCGACCCGGCGTATCTGGCGAAAGCGGAGACGGTGAGCGCGTAG
- a CDS encoding carbon monoxide dehydrogenase subunit G, whose amino-acid sequence MELTANYSFDASPERVFDLLTDPVVVASCLPGCERLEPVEGTKYRAVLSMGIASITGRYEGTVELLDLNRPASYRLAVDGKGAPGFVKGEGRIVLEADGPGTLVKVSGQAQVGGAIARVGQRLVAGAAKLAADRFFACIGSKVGS is encoded by the coding sequence GTGGAATTAACGGCCAACTACAGTTTCGATGCGAGTCCGGAACGGGTGTTCGATCTCCTGACCGATCCGGTGGTGGTGGCGTCCTGCCTGCCGGGTTGCGAGCGGCTGGAGCCGGTGGAGGGGACGAAGTACCGGGCGGTGCTTTCGATGGGGATCGCGTCAATCACGGGGCGGTACGAGGGGACAGTGGAATTACTGGATCTGAACCGGCCGGCATCGTACCGGTTGGCGGTGGACGGGAAGGGCGCGCCGGGGTTCGTGAAGGGCGAAGGGCGAATAGTTCTGGAAGCGGATGGGCCCGGCACGCTCGTGAAGGTGAGCGGCCAGGCCCAGGTTGGTGGTGCGATCGCGCGCGTGGGTCAGCGCCTGGTCGCGGGTGCGGCGAAGCTTGCGGCCGACCGATTCTTCGCCTGTATCGGGAGCAAGGTCGGCTCCTAG
- a CDS encoding (2Fe-2S)-binding protein, translating to MKIPIQVTINGRKYERDVEPRQLLVHFIRDLGGLTGTKVGCDTSQCGSCTVLLDGVAVKSCTCLAVQADGSSITTVEGMAENGKLDRIQESFWNKHGLQCGYCTPGMLLATKELLRTNPDPSEEQIRHGLEGNMCRCTGYQNIVRAVKDAAATMKGGA from the coding sequence TTGAAAATACCGATCCAAGTGACGATCAACGGACGGAAATACGAACGCGACGTGGAGCCGCGGCAGCTCCTGGTTCATTTCATCCGCGATCTGGGCGGGCTGACCGGAACCAAGGTGGGGTGCGACACGAGCCAATGCGGTTCGTGCACGGTGCTGCTGGACGGAGTGGCGGTGAAGTCGTGCACGTGCCTGGCGGTGCAGGCCGATGGGTCGAGCATCACGACGGTGGAAGGCATGGCGGAGAACGGGAAGCTCGATCGGATTCAGGAATCGTTCTGGAACAAGCACGGCCTCCAGTGCGGATACTGCACGCCGGGAATGCTGCTGGCGACGAAGGAGCTGCTGCGGACGAATCCGGACCCGAGCGAGGAGCAGATCCGGCACGGGCTCGAGGGGAACATGTGCCGGTGCACGGGATATCAGAACATCGTGCGCGCGGTGAAGGACGCCGCCGCGACGATGAAGGGAGGCGCGTAG
- a CDS encoding VWA domain-containing protein translates to MSHLLANLVRFGRMLHDAGMDVQAGRMTEVAHALGFIDIGRRQEFYHALRTLLVHRVEDLPLFDAAFRVFWRAPRGERTMLDLQSLGEERRFGEPEIEPQSLGARDDVAIEAAAPAERVEVRTYSAREVLREKDFAKLTPEELAQAEAMMAELRWEPGVRRSRRWQPSRVGVADLRRALRSEMRNPHGVAAMPRRASKWKRRPIVLLCDVSGSMERYSRMLLQFAHCMTGGFERVEAFVFATRLTRITLALRTGRARRALAAAQEMAPDWSGGTRIGDALHSFHVDWARRAMSYGPVVLLISDGWDRGDPALLGREMARLRRSCHRLIWLNPLLGSPRYEPLTRGIRAALPYVDDFLPVHNMASLESLARHLNDLPARGPRRGGRMLG, encoded by the coding sequence GTGAGCCATCTGCTGGCGAATCTGGTGCGATTCGGACGGATGCTGCACGACGCCGGGATGGACGTGCAGGCGGGACGGATGACCGAGGTGGCGCACGCGCTGGGGTTCATCGACATCGGGCGGCGTCAGGAGTTCTACCACGCGCTGCGGACGCTGCTGGTGCATCGGGTGGAGGATCTGCCGTTGTTCGACGCGGCGTTCCGGGTGTTTTGGCGCGCGCCGCGTGGGGAACGGACGATGCTCGACCTGCAGTCGCTCGGCGAGGAGCGGCGTTTCGGCGAGCCGGAGATCGAGCCGCAGTCGCTTGGGGCGCGGGACGATGTGGCGATCGAGGCGGCGGCTCCGGCAGAGCGCGTGGAGGTCCGCACGTACAGCGCGCGCGAGGTTCTGCGCGAAAAGGATTTCGCGAAGCTGACGCCGGAGGAACTGGCGCAGGCCGAGGCGATGATGGCGGAACTGCGGTGGGAGCCGGGCGTCCGGCGCTCGCGGCGCTGGCAGCCGTCGCGGGTGGGCGTGGCCGACCTGCGGAGGGCCCTCCGGAGTGAGATGCGGAATCCGCACGGCGTTGCCGCGATGCCGCGGCGAGCGTCGAAATGGAAGCGGCGGCCTATCGTGCTGCTGTGCGACGTCAGCGGATCGATGGAGCGCTATTCGCGGATGCTGCTGCAGTTCGCGCACTGCATGACGGGCGGGTTCGAGCGGGTGGAGGCATTCGTGTTCGCGACGCGGTTGACGCGGATCACGCTGGCGCTGCGGACGGGCCGGGCGCGGCGGGCTTTGGCGGCGGCACAGGAGATGGCGCCGGACTGGTCCGGCGGCACGCGGATCGGCGATGCGCTGCATTCGTTTCACGTGGATTGGGCGCGGCGGGCGATGAGTTATGGTCCGGTGGTGCTGCTGATTTCGGATGGGTGGGACCGGGGGGATCCGGCGCTGCTGGGGCGGGAGATGGCGCGGCTGCGGCGGAGCTGTCATCGGCTGATCTGGCTGAATCCGCTGCTCGGTTCGCCGCGCTATGAGCCGCTGACGCGGGGAATTCGGGCGGCGCTACCCTACGTGGACGATTTTCTTCCGGTGCACAACATGGCGAGCCTCGAGAGCCTGGCGCGGCACTTGAACGATTTGCCGGCGCGGGGGCCCCGGCGCGGCGGACGTATGTTAGGCTGA
- a CDS encoding polysaccharide biosynthesis tyrosine autokinase produces MTPEPLPPALLNSVPPAPLPPGWDIEVEAPSIPLSHYLWVLRRNRWRIAAFVVAATLLTLIVCYRLTPIYESTATIDVDRRMPTLILGQESMQATNNDADQFLATQMRLIQSDSVLRPVAEKYQLREKEDEDWDDEVGKDPGATETPVILKKLKVTRPPNTYLLYIGYRSKDKQLAADVANGIAQSYLEHTYNIRYRAASGLSQFMERQQEELRAKMERSSEALLKFERELNVINPEEKTNILSARLVQLNSEFTNAQADRVRREAALKSIRQGNTLEAAYISSQSESLEKLTENHNLARQQFADIRARFGANHPEYRRAQAQVEETQRLLEQTKKAILERVEIEFHQAAERESMLEKSVAEAKAEFDRVNSRSFEYQTLKREADADKKLYEELVRKIKEAGINASFQNSSIRIADLARPGLKPVFPRIGLSLGVAFLLSLMFAVGFALISDTLDDTIRDPEQALRSLRTPVVGTLPQVKPWRTQLATIASGNAEATEKGRSLSTYEEAIRTLRNSILLSDFERQFKTLLVTSASPSEGKSTIAIHLAVAHAQQHHRTLIIDGDLRRPSLHKRFALPNTVGLSDVLLENLSWREVLLRPEGLDGLDILPAGSISRRAADLVGRGLQRILDDAAREYDLIILDAPPLLGFPEPLQMAAAADGVVIVARAGQTSRRGVASVISTLNRLRANIVGIVLNEVHREISDSYYYYGYYGKYYKHYRGDSKKDLVPRG; encoded by the coding sequence ATGACACCCGAACCCCTGCCGCCCGCGCTGCTCAACTCGGTCCCGCCGGCTCCACTGCCTCCCGGTTGGGATATTGAAGTCGAGGCGCCCTCCATCCCGCTTTCGCACTATCTCTGGGTGCTCCGCCGCAACCGTTGGCGTATCGCCGCCTTTGTCGTCGCCGCGACGCTGCTGACGTTGATCGTCTGCTACCGCCTCACGCCCATCTACGAATCCACCGCCACCATTGATGTCGACCGCCGCATGCCGACCCTCATCCTCGGCCAGGAGTCCATGCAAGCCACCAACAACGACGCCGATCAGTTCCTCGCCACTCAAATGCGGCTCATCCAGTCGGACTCCGTCCTCCGCCCCGTCGCCGAGAAGTACCAGCTCCGCGAGAAGGAAGACGAGGATTGGGACGACGAAGTCGGCAAGGATCCCGGCGCCACGGAAACGCCCGTCATCCTCAAGAAGCTCAAAGTCACCCGCCCGCCCAACACCTATCTCCTCTACATCGGCTACCGTTCCAAGGACAAGCAACTCGCCGCCGACGTCGCCAACGGCATCGCGCAATCCTATCTTGAGCACACCTACAACATCCGCTATCGCGCCGCCAGCGGACTCTCCCAGTTCATGGAGCGCCAGCAGGAAGAACTCCGCGCCAAGATGGAACGCTCATCGGAAGCGCTGCTCAAATTCGAACGCGAACTCAACGTCATCAACCCGGAAGAGAAGACCAACATCCTCTCCGCGCGCCTCGTTCAGTTGAACAGCGAGTTCACCAACGCCCAGGCCGACCGTGTCCGCCGCGAAGCCGCCCTCAAATCCATTCGCCAGGGCAACACGCTCGAAGCCGCCTACATCTCATCGCAGAGCGAATCGCTCGAGAAGCTCACCGAAAACCACAACCTCGCCCGACAGCAGTTCGCCGATATCCGCGCCCGCTTCGGCGCCAATCACCCCGAATACCGCCGCGCCCAGGCCCAGGTGGAAGAAACCCAGCGCCTGCTCGAGCAAACCAAAAAGGCGATCCTCGAACGCGTCGAGATCGAGTTCCACCAGGCCGCCGAGCGCGAGTCCATGCTCGAAAAATCCGTCGCCGAAGCCAAGGCCGAATTTGACCGCGTCAACTCCCGCTCCTTCGAATACCAGACGCTCAAGCGCGAAGCCGACGCCGACAAGAAGCTCTACGAGGAGCTCGTCCGCAAGATCAAGGAAGCCGGCATCAACGCCAGCTTCCAGAACTCCTCGATCCGTATCGCGGACCTCGCGCGCCCCGGCCTCAAACCCGTCTTCCCCCGCATCGGTCTCAGCCTCGGCGTTGCCTTCCTGCTCTCGCTCATGTTCGCCGTCGGCTTCGCGCTGATCTCCGATACGCTCGACGACACCATTCGCGATCCCGAACAGGCCCTTCGCTCGCTCCGTACGCCCGTCGTCGGCACCTTGCCACAAGTGAAGCCGTGGCGCACCCAGCTCGCCACCATCGCCTCCGGCAACGCGGAAGCCACCGAGAAAGGCCGCAGCCTCTCCACCTACGAAGAAGCCATCCGCACTCTTCGCAATTCCATCCTCCTCTCGGACTTCGAACGCCAGTTCAAGACCCTGCTCGTCACCAGCGCGTCCCCCTCGGAAGGCAAATCCACCATCGCCATCCATCTCGCCGTCGCGCACGCCCAGCAGCATCACCGCACCCTCATCATCGACGGCGACCTGCGCCGCCCATCTCTCCACAAGCGCTTCGCACTCCCCAACACCGTCGGCCTCTCCGACGTACTGCTCGAAAATCTCTCCTGGCGCGAAGTGCTTCTCCGCCCCGAAGGCCTCGACGGACTCGACATCCTTCCCGCCGGCTCCATCTCCCGCCGCGCCGCCGATCTCGTCGGCCGCGGCCTCCAGCGCATCCTCGACGACGCGGCCCGCGAGTACGACCTCATCATCCTCGACGCTCCCCCCCTCCTCGGCTTCCCCGAACCCCTCCAGATGGCCGCCGCCGCCGATGGCGTCGTCATCGTTGCCCGCGCCGGACAAACCTCGCGCCGCGGCGTCGCCAGCGTCATCTCCACGCTCAACCGCCTCCGCGCCAACATCGTCGGCATCGTGCTGAACGAGGTCCATCGCGAGATCAGCGACAGCTACTATTACTACGGCTACTATGGCAAGTACTACAAGCATTACCGCGGCGACTCCAAGAAAGACCTTGTCCCCCGCGGCTGA
- a CDS encoding polysaccharide biosynthesis/export family protein, giving the protein MRPSVLTIAFAAATTFAQERLPNLPVQPIGPSDLIALSVYDAPELTRTFRVDTEGNLTLPMIKREIHAGGLLPADVEKLIATALAEEEILVQPIVKVAVAEYYSRPISVMGAVKKPTTFQAYGPVTLLEALARAEGLSEFAAPEILVTRPGTALPERISVSALIDKAEPEANLRLAGGEEVRVPEAAKIFIAGNVRKPGAVAIRDKDQLTVLKMIALAEGLSSFASKQAYIYRKIDEAPGKKEILVELEKIMKRKAGDVALEPQDVLYIPDDSRKRIGMTVLDRIVLFGSTAGATALVWRR; this is encoded by the coding sequence ATGCGACCGTCTGTCCTCACGATCGCTTTCGCGGCCGCTACAACCTTCGCCCAGGAGCGCCTGCCGAATCTTCCCGTCCAACCCATCGGCCCCTCCGACCTCATCGCCCTCTCCGTCTACGACGCCCCCGAACTCACCCGCACCTTCCGCGTCGATACCGAAGGCAACCTCACCCTCCCCATGATCAAGCGCGAGATTCACGCCGGCGGGCTCCTCCCGGCCGACGTCGAAAAGCTGATCGCCACCGCGCTCGCCGAAGAGGAAATCCTGGTCCAGCCCATCGTCAAGGTCGCCGTCGCCGAATACTACTCACGCCCCATCTCCGTCATGGGCGCCGTTAAGAAGCCCACCACCTTCCAGGCCTACGGACCCGTCACACTCCTCGAAGCCCTCGCCCGCGCCGAAGGCCTCAGCGAATTCGCCGCGCCGGAGATCCTCGTCACGCGCCCCGGCACGGCGCTCCCGGAGCGCATCTCTGTCTCCGCCCTCATCGATAAGGCCGAACCCGAAGCCAACCTCCGCCTCGCCGGTGGCGAAGAGGTCCGCGTGCCGGAGGCCGCCAAGATCTTCATCGCCGGCAACGTGCGTAAGCCCGGCGCCGTCGCCATCCGCGATAAGGATCAGCTCACCGTCCTCAAGATGATCGCCCTCGCCGAAGGTCTGTCCTCCTTCGCCAGCAAGCAAGCCTACATCTACCGCAAGATCGACGAAGCCCCCGGCAAGAAGGAAATCCTCGTCGAACTCGAAAAGATCATGAAGCGCAAAGCCGGCGACGTCGCCCTCGAACCCCAAGACGTCCTCTACATCCCGGACGACAGCAGAAAGCGCATCGGCATGACCGTGCTGGACCGGATCGTCCTGTTCGGCAGCACCGCGGGGGCCACCGCTCTCGTCTGGAGACGATGA
- a CDS encoding xanthine dehydrogenase family protein subunit M: MYPAQFDYVRAGSAAEASELLARNPGAKLLAGGHSLIPVLKLRLAAPPKIIDIGRIAELRGISSAGGTLRIGALTTHAAIAASADVKSGARALAEAAGMIGDPAVRNRGTIGGNVAHADPASDLPTVLVALGATIHVSGPGGRAIPAAEFFRGLMETALGEHELVTAVEVPVGGPGQSYVKFSHPASRYAVIGVAAAVTAKDGKCASASVAIGGLTMAPVRLSGVEAALVGQALTGDAIAAAAAHTGAGLGDDLMGDIYASAEYRKSVAPVYVRRAITAAAGRL; this comes from the coding sequence ATGTATCCGGCGCAATTCGACTATGTACGGGCGGGCTCGGCCGCCGAGGCGAGCGAACTGCTCGCGAGGAATCCGGGCGCGAAGCTGCTGGCCGGCGGGCATTCGCTGATTCCGGTGTTGAAGCTGCGGCTGGCCGCGCCTCCGAAGATCATCGATATCGGACGGATCGCGGAGCTGCGGGGTATTTCGTCCGCGGGCGGCACGCTGCGGATCGGCGCGTTGACGACGCATGCGGCGATCGCCGCGTCGGCCGATGTGAAGAGCGGCGCGCGGGCGCTGGCGGAGGCGGCCGGAATGATCGGGGATCCGGCGGTGCGGAATCGCGGGACGATCGGCGGGAACGTGGCGCACGCGGACCCGGCGTCGGACCTGCCAACGGTGCTGGTGGCGCTGGGCGCGACGATTCACGTGTCGGGTCCCGGTGGGCGCGCGATTCCGGCCGCGGAGTTCTTCCGGGGATTGATGGAGACGGCGCTCGGCGAACACGAGCTGGTGACCGCGGTGGAAGTGCCGGTGGGCGGCCCGGGGCAGAGCTATGTGAAGTTTTCGCATCCGGCGTCGCGCTACGCGGTGATCGGCGTGGCGGCGGCGGTGACGGCGAAGGACGGTAAGTGCGCGTCGGCGTCGGTAGCGATCGGCGGGCTGACGATGGCGCCGGTGCGTCTCAGCGGGGTGGAAGCGGCGCTAGTGGGGCAGGCGTTGACCGGCGACGCGATCGCGGCCGCGGCGGCGCATACTGGGGCGGGCTTGGGCGACGATCTGATGGGCGACATCTACGCGTCGGCCGAGTACCGTAAGTCCGTTGCGCCGGTGTACGTGCGGCGGGCGATCACGGCGGCGGCGGGAAGGTTGTAG
- a CDS encoding molybdopterin cofactor-binding domain-containing protein, giving the protein MSSRMFGSGIRRREDPRLITGSATYTDDLTLPGMLYAAMLRSPHAHAKIKSIDTSRAKEASGVVAVYTAPDAGGELAPMPCAWLLPNAGLTVADYPCLAKDVVRYVGDIVAVVVADTRYQAYDALDLIEVDYDALDAVTDPELAAKADAPQLHPDAPGNQAFHWTVSGGDVEAAFRDADVVVKDRIIQQRLIPTAMETRAALASYIQASGELTLWNTTQNPHIVRFLCSAVTGIGEDKIRVIAPEVGGGFGSKIAVYPADFLTVMCSKKLGRPVKWSETRSENYQATTHGRNHVQEVELAATKEGKITGLRATVWSGMGAYLSTAAPGIPTILHGLMLSGVYDIPAIHEDVYGVYTNGTPVEAYRGAGRPEATFMIERLVDVLAKKLGMDPAEVRRRNFIPPFDNGHPVVTGLSYDSGNYQAALAKLLGEAGYDKLRAEQAEGRKNGKHIGLGLATYVEICGLGPSQVAGAIGFQGGLWESAIVRFHPSGKVHVFIGASPHGQGEETTFAQIISSELGVSPDDVKVVHGDTDSTPMGWGTYGSRTTAVGGAALAVTARKIRDKAKVIAAHLLEAAVEDMEYEDGKFFVKGSPDNHKTIQDVALMANVAWNMPPGVEAGLEASTFYDPPNFVYPFGAHLAVVEVDADTGQVTLKRYVCVDDCGPQINPMIVEGQVHGGVVQGVGQALWEEAVYDDGGQLVTGSLLDYAIPRADVLPNIEVLSTVTPSPHHPLGVKGIGEAGTIASTVAVYNAVIDALAPFGVDSVAMPLTPERVFNAMHKAS; this is encoded by the coding sequence ATGAGCAGCCGCATGTTTGGATCGGGAATCCGGCGGCGCGAGGATCCGCGCCTGATCACGGGGAGCGCCACGTACACGGACGATTTGACGCTGCCGGGGATGTTGTACGCGGCGATGCTGCGGAGTCCGCACGCGCACGCGAAGATCAAGTCGATCGATACGTCGAGGGCGAAGGAAGCGAGCGGCGTGGTGGCGGTATACACCGCCCCGGACGCGGGAGGCGAACTGGCGCCGATGCCGTGCGCGTGGCTGCTGCCGAACGCGGGGCTGACGGTGGCCGACTACCCGTGCCTGGCTAAGGACGTGGTGCGGTACGTGGGCGACATCGTGGCGGTGGTTGTGGCCGATACGCGCTACCAGGCCTACGACGCGCTGGATCTGATCGAGGTGGATTACGACGCGCTCGACGCGGTGACGGATCCGGAACTGGCGGCGAAGGCCGACGCGCCGCAACTGCATCCGGACGCGCCCGGCAACCAGGCGTTTCACTGGACCGTATCGGGCGGCGATGTCGAGGCCGCGTTCCGCGATGCGGACGTGGTGGTGAAAGACCGGATCATTCAGCAACGGCTGATACCGACGGCGATGGAGACGCGGGCGGCGCTGGCGAGCTACATCCAGGCCTCGGGCGAATTGACGCTGTGGAACACGACGCAGAATCCGCATATCGTGCGGTTCCTTTGTTCGGCGGTGACGGGGATCGGCGAAGACAAGATCCGCGTGATCGCGCCGGAGGTGGGCGGCGGGTTCGGCAGCAAGATCGCGGTGTACCCGGCGGACTTCCTGACGGTGATGTGTTCGAAGAAGCTGGGGCGTCCGGTGAAGTGGTCCGAGACGCGGAGCGAGAACTACCAGGCGACGACGCACGGGCGCAATCACGTGCAGGAAGTGGAACTGGCGGCGACGAAGGAAGGGAAGATCACCGGGCTTCGGGCGACGGTGTGGAGTGGAATGGGCGCGTATCTATCGACAGCCGCGCCGGGCATTCCGACGATTCTGCACGGGCTGATGCTTTCCGGCGTCTATGACATCCCGGCGATTCACGAGGATGTCTACGGCGTCTACACGAACGGCACTCCCGTGGAGGCGTATCGCGGCGCGGGCCGGCCGGAGGCGACGTTCATGATCGAACGGCTCGTCGACGTGCTGGCGAAGAAGCTCGGCATGGATCCGGCCGAAGTGCGGCGGCGGAATTTCATCCCGCCGTTCGACAACGGGCATCCGGTGGTGACGGGCTTGAGCTACGACAGCGGGAACTACCAGGCGGCGCTGGCGAAGCTGCTGGGCGAAGCGGGCTACGACAAGCTGCGGGCCGAGCAGGCCGAGGGGCGAAAGAACGGGAAGCATATCGGGCTGGGCCTGGCGACGTACGTTGAAATCTGCGGATTGGGCCCGTCGCAGGTGGCGGGCGCGATCGGCTTTCAGGGCGGGTTGTGGGAGAGCGCGATTGTCCGGTTCCACCCGAGCGGGAAGGTGCACGTGTTCATCGGCGCATCACCGCACGGGCAAGGCGAGGAAACGACATTCGCGCAGATCATTTCGAGCGAACTGGGCGTGAGTCCGGATGACGTGAAGGTGGTCCACGGCGACACCGATTCGACGCCGATGGGCTGGGGAACATATGGAAGCCGGACGACGGCGGTGGGCGGCGCGGCGCTGGCAGTGACGGCGCGGAAGATTCGTGACAAGGCGAAGGTGATCGCTGCGCATCTACTCGAAGCGGCCGTGGAAGACATGGAATACGAAGACGGCAAGTTCTTCGTGAAGGGTTCGCCGGACAACCACAAGACGATTCAGGACGTGGCGTTGATGGCGAACGTGGCGTGGAACATGCCGCCGGGCGTGGAGGCGGGGCTCGAAGCTTCGACGTTCTACGACCCGCCGAACTTCGTTTATCCGTTCGGCGCGCACCTGGCGGTGGTGGAAGTGGACGCCGATACCGGGCAGGTGACGTTGAAGCGCTACGTGTGCGTGGACGATTGCGGTCCGCAGATCAACCCGATGATCGTGGAGGGGCAAGTCCACGGGGGTGTGGTGCAAGGCGTGGGGCAGGCGCTGTGGGAAGAGGCCGTATACGACGATGGGGGGCAACTGGTGACCGGTTCGCTGCTTGACTATGCGATACCGCGCGCGGACGTGCTCCCGAACATCGAGGTGTTGTCGACGGTGACGCCATCGCCACATCATCCGCTGGGCGTGAAGGGCATCGGCGAGGCGGGGACGATCGCTTCGACGGTAGCGGTATACAACGCGGTGATCGACGCGCTGGCGCCGTTCGGCGTGGATAGCGTAGCGATGCCGCTGACCCCGGAGCGGGTGTTCAACGCGATGCACAAGGCGAGCTAA